The Maylandia zebra isolate NMK-2024a linkage group LG7, Mzebra_GT3a, whole genome shotgun sequence genome contains a region encoding:
- the hdhd2 gene encoding haloacid dehalogenase-like hydrolase domain-containing protein 2 isoform X1, with product MLLKASRMAGRRALKAVLIDLSGTLHIEDTAVPGAQDALNRLRQASVAVKFVTNTTKESKRILFERLQRLNFNLQENEIFTSLSAARSLLEQKQHRPLLLVEDSALEDFTGIETSEPNAVVIGLAPDHFNYSTLNKAFRMILDGAPLIAIHKARYYKRKDGLALGPGPFVTGLEYATDCKATVVGKPEKTFFTQALSDLGCSPSEAVMIGDDARDDVGGAQNSGMLGILVRTGKYREDDENKISPAPHLICDSFPDAVEHILQNLL from the exons ATGCTGTTGAAG GCCTCCAGGATGGCAGGCAGGCGAGCGCTGAAGGCTGTGCTCATTGACCTGAGTGGAACTCTGCATATAGAAGACACAGCAGTGCCCGGGGCGCAGGATGCCCTTAACAG GTTACGGCAGGCGTCTGTAGCTGTCAAGTTTGTGACCAACACAACCAAGGAGAGTAAGAGGATCTTATTTGAAAGGCTGCAACGCCTCAATTTTAACCTCCAG GAAAATGAGATCTTCACTTCTCTGAGTGCAGCAAGGAGTTTGTTAGagcagaaacaacacagacCCCTGCTGCTGGTGGAAGACAGCGCCCTGGAAGATTTCACTG GGATTGAGACGTCAGAGCCGAATGCTGTCGTCATTGGACTTGCTCCTGATCACTTCAACTACTCCACACTCAACAAGGCTTTCAG AATGATTCTGGATGGAGCTCCTCTCATCGCCATCCATAAGGCTCGCTACTACAAACGTAAGGATGGTTTGGCCCTCGGACCCGGGCCTTTCGTGACGGGACTGGAGTATGCCACCGACTGTAAAGCTACTGTAGTTGGAAAGCCTGAAAAGACATTTTTTACACAG GCTCTGTCTGATTTAGGATGTAGCCCCAGTGAAGCTGTCATGATAGGCGAT GACGCCAGAGATGATGTAGGCGGGGCTCAAAATTCAGGAATGTTGGGTATTCTTGTCAGAACTG GTAAATACAGAGAAGACGATGAGAATAAAATAAGCCCAGCTCCCCACCTGATATGTGACAGTTTCCCAGATGCTGTTGAACACATCCTGCAGAATCTGCTTTGA
- the hdhd2 gene encoding haloacid dehalogenase-like hydrolase domain-containing protein 2 isoform X2: MAGRRALKAVLIDLSGTLHIEDTAVPGAQDALNRLRQASVAVKFVTNTTKESKRILFERLQRLNFNLQENEIFTSLSAARSLLEQKQHRPLLLVEDSALEDFTGIETSEPNAVVIGLAPDHFNYSTLNKAFRMILDGAPLIAIHKARYYKRKDGLALGPGPFVTGLEYATDCKATVVGKPEKTFFTQALSDLGCSPSEAVMIGDDARDDVGGAQNSGMLGILVRTGKYREDDENKISPAPHLICDSFPDAVEHILQNLL, encoded by the exons ATGGCAGGCAGGCGAGCGCTGAAGGCTGTGCTCATTGACCTGAGTGGAACTCTGCATATAGAAGACACAGCAGTGCCCGGGGCGCAGGATGCCCTTAACAG GTTACGGCAGGCGTCTGTAGCTGTCAAGTTTGTGACCAACACAACCAAGGAGAGTAAGAGGATCTTATTTGAAAGGCTGCAACGCCTCAATTTTAACCTCCAG GAAAATGAGATCTTCACTTCTCTGAGTGCAGCAAGGAGTTTGTTAGagcagaaacaacacagacCCCTGCTGCTGGTGGAAGACAGCGCCCTGGAAGATTTCACTG GGATTGAGACGTCAGAGCCGAATGCTGTCGTCATTGGACTTGCTCCTGATCACTTCAACTACTCCACACTCAACAAGGCTTTCAG AATGATTCTGGATGGAGCTCCTCTCATCGCCATCCATAAGGCTCGCTACTACAAACGTAAGGATGGTTTGGCCCTCGGACCCGGGCCTTTCGTGACGGGACTGGAGTATGCCACCGACTGTAAAGCTACTGTAGTTGGAAAGCCTGAAAAGACATTTTTTACACAG GCTCTGTCTGATTTAGGATGTAGCCCCAGTGAAGCTGTCATGATAGGCGAT GACGCCAGAGATGATGTAGGCGGGGCTCAAAATTCAGGAATGTTGGGTATTCTTGTCAGAACTG GTAAATACAGAGAAGACGATGAGAATAAAATAAGCCCAGCTCCCCACCTGATATGTGACAGTTTCCCAGATGCTGTTGAACACATCCTGCAGAATCTGCTTTGA
- the ier3ip1 gene encoding immediate early response 3-interacting protein 1, with amino-acid sequence MAFTLYSLIQTAILCTNAIAVLHEERFLSKIGWGVDQGVGGFGDDPGIKAQILNLIRSVRTVMRVPLIIVNSACIVLLLLFG; translated from the exons ATGGCGTTTACTCTTTACTCTCTCATCCAGACCGCTATTCTGTGTACCAATGCAATCGCTGTGTTGCATGAGGAGAGATTTCTCAGCAAGA TTGGTTGGGGTGTTGACCAGGGAGTTGGAGGTTTTGGAGATGATCCAGGAATCAAAGCCCAGATTCTCAATCTCATCCGCTCAGTCCGGACTGTCATGAGAG tgccTTTGATAATAGTGAATTCTGCCTGCATCGtcctgttgctgctgtttggtTGA